A genomic stretch from Bos mutus isolate GX-2022 chromosome 4, NWIPB_WYAK_1.1, whole genome shotgun sequence includes:
- the PDK4 gene encoding LOW QUALITY PROTEIN: pyruvate dehydrogenase kinase, isozyme 4 (The sequence of the model RefSeq protein was modified relative to this genomic sequence to represent the inferred CDS: deleted 1 base in 1 codon), with amino-acid sequence MKAARFVMRSAGTLIPREVEHFSRYSPSPLSMKQLLDFGSENACERTSFAFLRQELPVRLANILKEIYILPDRLVNTSSVQLVKSWYMQSLMELVEFHEKSPEDQKALSDFVDTLIKVRNRHHDVIPTMAQGILEYKDACTVDPVTNQNLQYFLDRFYMNRISTRMLMNQHILIFGDLQTGNPSLIGSIDPNCDVAAVVQDAFECSKMLCDQYYLTSPELNLTQVNVKFPGQPIHIVYVPSHLHHMLFELFKNAMRATVEHQQNWPSLTPIEVIVVLGKEDLTIKISDRGGGVPLRVIDRLFSYTYSTAPTPVMDNSRNAPLAGFGYGLPISRLYAKYFQGDLNLYSLPGYGTDAIIYLKALSSESIEKLPVFNKSAFKHYQTSSEAGDWCIPSKEPKNLAKEKVAA; translated from the exons ATGAAGGCGGCACGCTTCGTGATGCGCAGCGCTGGTACCCTGATACCCCGCGAGGTCGAGCATTTCTCGCGCTACAGCCCGTCCCCGCTGTCCATGAAGCAGCTGCTGGACTTCG GTTCAGAAAACGCATGTGAAAGAACCTCGTTTGCATTTTTGCGACAAGAGTTGCCTGTGAGGCTGGCCAATATCCTGAAGGAAATTTATATACTCCCTGACCGACTAGTAAATACC TCTTCAGTGCAATTAGTTAAGAGCTG GTATATGCAGAGCCTGATGGAGTTGGTGGAATTCCATGAGAAAAGCCCAGAGGACCAAAAGGCATTATCAGA TTTTGTAGATACTCTCATCAAAGTTCGAAATAGACACCATGATGTAATTCCTACAATGGCACAAGGAATCCTAGAATATAAAGATGCCTGTACAGTTGACCCAGTCACCAATCAAAATCTTCAGTATTTCCTGGATCGATTTTACATGAATCGTATTTCTACCCGGATGCTGATGAACCAGCACA tCCTTATATTTGGTGACTTACAGACAGGAAACCCAAGCCTCATTGGAAGCATTGATCCAAACTGTGATGTGGCAGCAGTGGTCCAAG ATGCCTTTGAGTGTTCCAAGATGCTTTGTGATCAGTATTATTTAACATCTCCAGAATTAAACCTAACACAAGTGAATG taaaATTTCCAGGCCAACCAATTCATATTGTGTATGTTCCATCTCACCTTCACCATATGCTCTTTGAATTATTCAAG aatgCAATGAGGGCCACAGTTGAACACCAGCAAAACTGGCCTTCCCTGACACCAATTGAGGTGATTGTTGTCTTGGGGAAAGAAGATCTTACAATTAAG ATTTCAGACAGAGGAGGTGGTGTTCCCCTGAGAGTCATTGACCGTCTCTTCAGTTACACGTACTCCACTGCACCAACGCCTGTGATGGATAATTCCCGGAATGCTCCGCTG GCTGGTTTTGGTTACGGCTTACCAATTTCTCGTCTCTACGCCAAGTACTTTCAAGGAGATCTAAATCTCTACTCTTTGCCAGGATACGGAACTGATGCTATCATCTACTTAAAG GCTCTGTCTTCTGAGTCCATAGAAAAACTCCCAGTCTTTAACAAATCAGCCTTCAAACATTATCAGACGAGCAGTGAGGCTGGAGACTGGTGTATCCCAAGCAAGGAACCAAAGAACCTGGCGAAGGAAAAAGTGGCTGCGTGA